The nucleotide window CAGATACACTACCACCAAATTTGTCCTTTATCTGGACTGCTGCTTCAATAGCATGCGTATCAAACGGGTTAATTATAGCTGGTACGCCTTCTCTTATTAATGTACCAGTTTCATAATCAACCCTAACTTGAGCCGCATCTGGAACTTGCTTAATAAAAACTAATGAATGCACTCAAAACCTCCTTTTTGATTTTGCCATATAGTTATTTTATTTTTATACAAAAATAAAAATATGTCAAGCACAAAGTGGAGTATTATCCGATTTTTGTAAACTTTACTCCAATATCGGCTGGTTTCGCAAAATACAACCAAGAAGTAACAATAGAATCAACACCGGTTTTTGCGTATTCTACTACATTTCTATCGTTAATGCCGCCAGCTACAGCAATTTTTATGGAATTATTAATTTTTCTTAATATTTCTGTGGCTTGTCTGGTTTTTTCTATGTCAAATTTATCAAGTTGTAAAAATTCAATACCAGCTTTTGCCAAATAAATTGCTTCATCAAGATTTTCAACCTCAACACACACCGTTTTATCGTAAGCTTTGCGTTTAATCTCGTCTACTTTGGTAAGTAACTTTTCAAAACCACCCATAAACATAATATGTTCTTTAAAAATCAAAATACTTTCTGATAAACCAAGCCTATGGACACTTGCTCCCCCGCTTAAAATTGCTTTGATTGAAAGTTTTTTCGCAAACGGAAAGGTTTTTCTTGTTGTGGCTACTCTGATACCTGGATTTTGGCTTTTTGCCAATTCTACAAAATTTCTTGTTTTTGTAGCCAAACCACTGGCGTGTTCCATTAAATTGGAACAAATCCTGTAGCAACTCTGTGCATTTTTGAAATTTCCATATGCTGAAAGCAACAATTGACCTTTATTGACAAAACTCCCGGAAGGCACAAGTGTTTCTACCTTTAAATCAAACCTTTTCAATACACGTTTTGCTTCTTCACTTGCACAGACAACCAGATCCTGCCTTGCAATAAACTCTAGTTTACAGTTACCATCAATACCTATAACATCCGTTGTTAAATCGCTATAGGCTAAATCATCGCTAATTAGTTTGTCTATTTCCTCACACGAAAAATAAATCATTGAAACTCCCAAAATTAAGCTTCAAAACCGTAATCCTTTAATATTTCTTTGGCCTGACTTGACTTCATAAACTCCAAATATTTAAATGCTTCATTTTTATTTTTTGATGATCTAAGTATAACCATTGCCTGGTTTATTGGCAAGTATAATTTCTTATCTACAATGCAATAATTACCACTTTTTTCATTTATTACCAATGAAAGCGGCAAAAAAGCCATAGATACACTTTTTGTCTGAGCAAATTGTAACACTTGAAGTGCATCTTTTCCTTGTGCAAACCTTATTTGCACAGTATCTATCATATGTGAGTTTTTTAAAGCCTGAATTGTTGCTTTGCCGTATGGACCAAGCTCTGGGTTAATTATGCCAATATAGCCTTGAAATTTGCTTACGTTTTCTAAACAATCTTTTTTGTTTAGCTTTTCAAGGTTTGAATATAGGGCAAGCACACCTTTTGCATATACAAAGTATGAGTTTTCTAAAGCAAAACCACCTTCAATAAGTTTTTTGGGATACATTGTATCTGCCGATATAAAAATATCTGCAGGATAGCCATTTTTTATTTGTTCAAAAGCTGCACCGGCAATAATAGGTATTGCTGTTATTTCAATATTTCTATATTGGTTTGCAAATAATGAATTAATCTTTTTTATAGGTTCTTGCATGCTTGGCGTATACACAATCACAAGCTTTGAAGCAAAACTCACATTACAAAAAAACAAAAAAGCAAAAATAACAAATAAATTATGGCGTAGCATACCCAAATTCTTTAAATATTTCTTTTGCTTGATTTGATCTAATAAAATCCAGATACTTTTTAGCCAATTCTTTTTCATTTGAAGATTTTATTACAACCATTGCCTGTTTTATTGGTTTGTATAAACTCTGGTCAACTTCACAATAATGACCTACATTTGATTTAATTACCAAAGCCAATGGTATAAAAGCTATTTGAGCACTGCGCGTTTGAGCAAACTGTTGAGCTTGAGATACATCATTTGCAAAAACTATCTTATGCTTTAGCCTCTCATAAATATTTGCAGATTTTAACGCTTCAATTGAAGCCCTCCCGTAAGGTGCAAGTTTTGGGTTTGCAATCGCAATATGCGATATATTTCCATCAAGACAAGTGTTTATACAATCTTTATCCAATTTTACATTACTATTTGTCCAGATTACCAGTTTACCGATAGCATATATATAATAATCATCGCCAAAACCTTTTTTTACCAGCTCCTGTGGGTATTTTGCATCAGCTGACATAAAAATATCCACAGGATAACCATTCGTAATTTGCTGGTAAGCAGCGCCCGATACAAGTGGTATGGTTACTACTTTAACACCCTTATTCAACTTTTCAAACTCTGCATTGATTGGTTTTATTACTTTGTCAAGGTTTGGCGCAATCACAACTTTTAGTTCATTTGCATAAGACATATGAACAAAAAAAATAACAAATAACACAGCAAGTAACTTTTTCATCATACACCTCCTTTTTGATATATAGTATTTTATATAACGTTAATTGTCAAGCAAATATTTTTTAAATATAGTATAATAAATTTTAAGCTAACGTAAGACTTTAAAACTAAATAAAACTTTTCAGTCTATCTTTGATAAATTCTTTTGGTATTACGCCGGATTTCTTGCCACCTATATCAAAAGTCCTGCAGGCATAATTGACTTCTTTTGGTTTTTGCAATGTATAAATATCAACACCATCAATATATATTGACGGTGATCCCAAAAAATTTACTTCATTAGCTTTTTCAAGTGTTTCAACATCAATTTTTTCAACATTAATACTTAAATTTAATTCTTTTAATGCTTCCAGCAAATTGTTATAAGTAGGCTCAGAATTTGGACAACCGCTAAAAAACAAAAATTCTATCTTTTTCATAAGCTCTCCTGTATATTTTTACATGCATGCAAAAAACTCTCAAGACTTTCTTTTAAATTTGTTAAAGATACAATCCAGAGTTTGAGTTCTGCTTTTCCTTTATCTGTTAGCGTGTAGATTTTTTTGTAATTACCTCTACCTTTATCGTTAATGTCGCAAGATGAAACAATAAGATGATCTTTTTCCATAGCATTTAATGTTTTGTAAATATAGCCAAAGTCACCCACATCTTCATACTTTATACCCATATCCTGGAGTGCTTCTATAATTTTAAAACCATGTCTGGGTCCTTGAGTTAAAATATATAACATAAACGCTCTCAAAAACCTGGGTGGGCGCTCTGCCGGGTAGTTTTCACACCACCTTTTGATTTTTACTGATGGTTTTGCTTCAGTTTTTA belongs to Desulfurella sp. and includes:
- a CDS encoding PadR family transcriptional regulator; the encoded protein is MKNVKTEAKPSVKIKRWCENYPAERPPRFLRAFMLYILTQGPRHGFKIIEALQDMGIKYEDVGDFGYIYKTLNAMEKDHLIVSSCDINDKGRGNYKKIYTLTDKGKAELKLWIVSLTNLKESLESFLHACKNIQESL
- the modD gene encoding ModD protein; protein product: MIYFSCEEIDKLISDDLAYSDLTTDVIGIDGNCKLEFIARQDLVVCASEEAKRVLKRFDLKVETLVPSGSFVNKGQLLLSAYGNFKNAQSCYRICSNLMEHASGLATKTRNFVELAKSQNPGIRVATTRKTFPFAKKLSIKAILSGGASVHRLGLSESILIFKEHIMFMGGFEKLLTKVDEIKRKAYDKTVCVEVENLDEAIYLAKAGIEFLQLDKFDIEKTRQATEILRKINNSIKIAVAGGINDRNVVEYAKTGVDSIVTSWLYFAKPADIGVKFTKIG
- the modA gene encoding molybdate ABC transporter substrate-binding protein, whose protein sequence is MKKLLAVLFVIFFVHMSYANELKVVIAPNLDKVIKPINAEFEKLNKGVKVVTIPLVSGAAYQQITNGYPVDIFMSADAKYPQELVKKGFGDDYYIYAIGKLVIWTNSNVKLDKDCINTCLDGNISHIAIANPKLAPYGRASIEALKSANIYERLKHKIVFANDVSQAQQFAQTRSAQIAFIPLALVIKSNVGHYCEVDQSLYKPIKQAMVVIKSSNEKELAKKYLDFIRSNQAKEIFKEFGYATP
- the modA gene encoding molybdate ABC transporter substrate-binding protein, with the translated sequence MKKNWLKSIWILLDQIKQKKYLKNLGMLRHNLFVIFAFLFFCNVSFASKLVIVYTPSMQEPIKKINSLFANQYRNIEITAIPIIAGAAFEQIKNGYPADIFISADTMYPKKLIEGGFALENSYFVYAKGVLALYSNLEKLNKKDCLENVSKFQGYIGIINPELGPYGKATIQALKNSHMIDTVQIRFAQGKDALQVLQFAQTKSVSMAFLPLSLVINEKSGNYCIVDKKLYLPINQAMVILRSSKNKNEAFKYLEFMKSSQAKEILKDYGFEA
- a CDS encoding DUF2703 domain-containing protein, producing the protein MKKIEFLFFSGCPNSEPTYNNLLEALKELNLSINVEKIDVETLEKANEVNFLGSPSIYIDGVDIYTLQKPKEVNYACRTFDIGGKKSGVIPKEFIKDRLKSFI